A single window of Amphiura filiformis chromosome 17, Afil_fr2py, whole genome shotgun sequence DNA harbors:
- the LOC140137674 gene encoding uncharacterized protein, translating into MDSNNIEMKTSLVLTTFDETNQLIKVPIDEEAIFAEDLVRKAGKLLGLKDASLKYFGILEGLHTPVRKFSCVDKVPASAKGLTFQKWCFDINQEKKFLFKDPAALQLLCAQAKAAVEHGRLTPTTEQLQKLEEHSDPSFTVPLPYVTECHSMHGYSSVTIKDCVLFKDFTLKSLQFPEGTGIVLSAAKRGLQLQINGEDYFLSWRKVRRWTRAEENVLMTMVIYSIPSDTYVDLCIKSHQAHYLVAVVMEMIKIMQAELKGPVFQTSDLKRNKRGEIIEWNNITFSTTRFNAEREIAENLVDISTVT; encoded by the exons ATGGATAGCAACAACATAGAAATGAAAACGTCTTTGGTTTTGACAACTTTTGATGAAACTAACCAACTTATTAAG GTTCCAATAGATGAGGAAGCAATATTTGCTGAAGACTTGGTGAGAAAAGCTGGCAAACTGTTAG GATTAAAAGATGCTAGTCTGAAGTATTTTGGTATACTTGAAGGGTTACATACTCCTGTGAGGAAATTCAGTTGTGTTGACAAGGTCCCAGCATCAGCAAAAG GACTAACATTCCAGAAGTGGTGCTTCGACAttaaccaagaaaaaaagttcTTGTTTAAAGACCCAGCTGCATTGCAACTCCTCTGTGCTCAAGCTAAAGCTGCTGTTGAACATG GACGACTGACACCAACTACAGAACAGCTGCAAAAATTAGAAG AACACAGTGACCCATCATTTACAGTTCCCTTACCTTATGTGACAGAGTGTCATTCCATGCATGGCTATAGCAGTGTTACCATCAAAGATTGTGTGTTATTCAAGGATTTTACACTAAAATCATTACAG TTTCCTGAAGGTACAGGCATAGTATTATCAGCAGCAAAGAGAGGCTTACAATTACAAATTAATGGTGAGGATTACTTCCTGTCATGGAGAAAAGTCCGCAG GTGGACTAGAGCAGAGGAAAATGTGTTGATGACCATGGTGATATACTCCATACCGTCGGATACCTACGTAGATCTATGCATTAAATCTCATCAAGCACATTATTTAGTAGCTGTCGTCATGGAAATGATTAAAATAATGCAA GCTGAACTCAAAGGTCCTGTCTTCCAGACATCGGATTTAAAGCGCAACAAACGTGGCGAGATCATCGAATGGAATAATATCACTTTCTCAACAACGAGATTCAATGCTGAAAGAGAAATAGCAGAAAACCTTGTTGATATATCAACAGTTACCTGA